From Triticum aestivum cultivar Chinese Spring chromosome 4A, IWGSC CS RefSeq v2.1, whole genome shotgun sequence, a single genomic window includes:
- the LOC123086551 gene encoding multiple organellar RNA editing factor 1, mitochondrial yields MALALRLRRALAAASTSASLLRPTASAAASPHRPPLLAPFVAPLPLPRLFLPGGAAGFRSTAAAAARGNYGGGADDAKIDPDEILFEGCDYNHWLITMEFPNPKPSREEMIETYLQTLAKVVGSYEEAKKRMYALSTTTYVGFQAVMTEEMSEKFRGLPGVVFILPDSYLYPETKEYGGDKYENGVITPRPPPVQYSKLSRNDRNRNYRGNYENSPPPQGNYQNSPPPHGNYQNRSPPQGNFQGSRPQQEVRGYAPQQNYTQAGQDGRGYGRNDSADRPGYNAPGGYQGRVNEAGQGFQDPQERRSFSQGQEGDLRPGGPSAPGNYGQPPAPGNYGQPPAPGNYGQPSAPGSYGKPFGPPAYGQPSGSRYAGGNQGGPGYGGDNRQGAAPAYGGDNLQGVSDQYPSPGEGQQGN; encoded by the exons ATGGCCCTCGCGCTCCGCCTCCGTCgggccctcgccgccgcctccacctccgcgtCCCTCCTCCGTCCGACCGCCTCCGCCGCGGCATCCCCCCATCGGCCCCCCCTCCTCGCCCCCTTCGTCGCGCCGCTGCCGCTCCCGCGCCTGTTCCTACCCGGGGGCGCCGCCGGCTTccggtcgacggcggcggcagcggcacggGGTAACTACGGCGGTGGGGCGGACGACGCCAAAATCGACCCCGACGAGATCCTCTTCGAGGGGTGCGACTACAACCACTGGCTCATCACAATGGAGTTCCCCAACCCCAAGCCCTCCCGCGAGGAGATGATCGAGACCTACCTGCAGACCCTCGCCAAGGTCGTCGGAAG TTATGAGGAGGCTAAGAAGAGGATGTATGCTCTTAGTACAACAACATATGTTGGTTTTCAAGCTGTAATGACTGAGGAAATGTCAGAAAAGTTTCGCG GATTGCCTGGAGTTGTTTTTATCTTGCCTGATTCATATTTATACCCAGAGACAAAGGAGTATGGAG GAGACAAATATGAGAATGGTGTCATAACTCCAAGACCACCACCTGTTCAGTATAGCAAACTGTCAAGGAATGATAGAAACCGCAACTATCGTGGGAATTACGAAAACAGTCCTCCACCGCAAGGTAATTACCAGAACAGTCCTCCACCTCACGGAAATTACCAGAACAGGTCGCCACCACAAGGAAACTTCCAAGGGTCCCGCCCACAGCAAGAAGTAAGAGGCTACGCTCCACAGCAGAATTACACACAAGCTGGACAAGATGGTAGAGGTTATGGGAGGAATGATTCCGCCGACCGTCCAGGTTACAATGCACCTGGTGGGTACCAAGGGCGTGTAAATGAAGCCGGTCAAGGTTTCCAAGATCCACAAGAGCGCAGGAGTTTCTCGCAAGGACAGGAAGGAGATCTCAGGCCTGGTGGCCCTTCAGCACCTGGAAATTATGGTCAACCACCTGCACCTGGAAATTACGGTCAACCGCCTGCACCTGGAAATTATGGTCAACCGTCTGCACCTGGATCCTATGGGAAGCCATTTGGACCTCCAGCTTATGGGCAACCGTCTGGATCGAGATATGCTGGAGGTAACCAAGGGGGTCCTGGTTATGGTGGAGACAACAGACAGGGTGCAGCGCCTGCATATGGAGGAGATAACTTACAAGGGGTTTCCGATCAGTATCCTAGCCCAGGTGAAGGACAACAAGGGAACTGA